One Gloeothece verrucosa PCC 7822 DNA window includes the following coding sequences:
- a CDS encoding UbiD family decarboxylase — protein MTRDLRGFIKLLEDRGQLRRINTLVDPDLEIAEISNRMLQAGGPALLFENVKGASFPVAINLMGTVERICWAMNMNHPLELEELGKKLALLQQPKPPKKLSQFVDFGKVLFDVVKAKPGRNFFPPCQQVVIEGNDLDLNTLPLIRPYPGDAGKIITLGLVITKDCETGTPNVGVYRLQLQSSNTMTVHWLSVRGGARHLRKAAEKGKKLEIAIALGVDPLIIMAAATPIPVDLSEWLFAGLYGGSGVQLTKCKTLDLEVPADSEFILEGTITPGEVLPDGPFGDHMGYYGGIEDSPLIRFHCLTHRKDPVYLTTFSGRPPKEEAMMAIALNRIYTPILRQQVSEITDFFLPMEALSYKAAIISIDKAYPGQAKRAALAFWSALPQFTYTKFVIVVDKDINIRDPRQVVWAISSKVDPSRDVFILPETPFDSLDFASQKIGLGGRMGIDATTKIYPETDHDWGEVLESDPDVAAMVNRRWAEYGLGDLNLTEVDPNLFGYEIK, from the coding sequence ATGACGAGAGACTTACGGGGATTTATAAAACTACTCGAAGATCGGGGACAACTGAGACGCATCAACACTTTAGTCGATCCCGACTTAGAAATTGCAGAGATCTCTAACCGAATGTTACAAGCCGGGGGCCCCGCCTTACTCTTTGAAAATGTCAAAGGTGCATCATTTCCGGTTGCGATCAACCTGATGGGAACAGTAGAGAGGATCTGTTGGGCGATGAATATGAACCATCCTCTAGAATTAGAGGAACTCGGCAAAAAACTAGCCCTCTTGCAACAACCCAAACCCCCGAAAAAACTCTCTCAATTCGTAGACTTTGGTAAAGTCCTATTTGATGTCGTCAAAGCGAAACCCGGACGTAACTTTTTTCCTCCCTGTCAGCAAGTTGTCATAGAAGGAAACGATCTCGATCTCAATACCCTTCCCCTCATTCGTCCTTACCCTGGAGATGCCGGTAAAATTATCACTCTCGGGTTAGTCATCACCAAAGACTGCGAGACAGGAACCCCTAACGTAGGAGTTTATCGCCTACAATTGCAATCATCCAATACCATGACGGTACATTGGTTATCAGTACGAGGGGGCGCTAGACATTTACGCAAAGCCGCAGAAAAAGGCAAAAAATTAGAAATAGCGATCGCCCTTGGGGTTGATCCTCTAATTATTATGGCAGCCGCCACTCCTATTCCGGTTGATCTTTCAGAATGGTTATTTGCCGGCTTATATGGCGGTTCTGGGGTACAGCTAACCAAATGTAAAACCCTAGACTTAGAAGTCCCGGCCGACTCAGAATTTATCTTAGAAGGAACCATTACCCCAGGAGAAGTATTACCCGATGGTCCCTTTGGCGATCACATGGGATATTACGGAGGAATAGAAGACTCTCCCTTGATCCGTTTTCATTGTCTGACTCATCGCAAAGATCCCGTTTATTTAACTACTTTTAGTGGTCGTCCCCCGAAAGAAGAAGCCATGATGGCCATCGCTTTAAATCGTATTTACACCCCCATTTTGCGGCAACAAGTCTCAGAAATTACCGACTTTTTCTTACCGATGGAAGCGCTAAGTTATAAAGCCGCTATTATCTCCATTGATAAAGCCTATCCCGGACAAGCCAAACGCGCGGCATTAGCCTTTTGGAGTGCCTTACCACAGTTTACTTATACCAAGTTTGTCATTGTGGTAGATAAAGATATAAATATCCGCGATCCGCGCCAAGTTGTCTGGGCAATTAGTTCAAAAGTTGACCCATCTAGAGACGTATTTATTCTCCCCGAAACACCCTTTGATAGCTTAGATTTTGCCAGTCAAAAAATCGGCTTAGGAGGAAGAATGGGAATCGATGCCACCACCAAAATATATCCCGAAACCGATCATGATTGGGGCGAAGTTTTAGAATCAGATCCCGATGTGGCGGCTATGGTTAATCGTCGTTGGGCAGAATACGGATTAGGAGATTTAAACCTAACAGAAGTTGACCCGAACTTATTCGGCTATGAGATAAAATAA
- a CDS encoding AAA family ATPase — protein sequence MLKRIYIDNFRCFVNFELSLRQINLFMGLNGTGKSTVFEVLRKLQAFITGEGQIHQIFKLADFTIWQKLPLQTFELEIEGNEGNYKYELAIEHNQEINKARIHYKRLFFDGNRLIKFESGEVKIYRDNYSEEGTIPFNAALSSLPSMSDTVNTKKLSWFKKRLERFLIIKILPTLIKDESEKEENLLLYNMKNFASWYRYMSQNQRKSFEVQKSLKDIFDESVYLKFDIFGESKRILKMVFEGKAGNIEYRLNQLSDGQKCLVVLYSLISCTQSEDYTLCLDEPDNFLALPEIQPWFMQLYDLCGEGKLQALLISHHPELINILATSLGCWFERENNYTPVRVKAVRDFNKNTGLTVSELVARGWLDD from the coding sequence ATGCTAAAACGAATATATATAGACAACTTTCGCTGCTTCGTAAACTTTGAGCTTTCCTTGAGACAAATTAATTTATTTATGGGACTCAATGGAACCGGCAAGTCAACCGTTTTTGAAGTTTTAAGAAAATTACAAGCTTTTATCACTGGTGAAGGACAAATCCATCAGATTTTTAAACTTGCAGATTTTACGATTTGGCAAAAATTACCTCTTCAAACATTTGAACTAGAAATCGAAGGTAATGAAGGTAATTATAAATATGAATTAGCCATCGAACACAATCAAGAAATAAATAAAGCCAGAATTCACTATAAGCGTTTGTTTTTTGATGGAAACCGTTTAATAAAATTTGAGTCTGGAGAAGTAAAAATTTATCGAGATAATTATTCAGAAGAAGGGACAATTCCTTTTAATGCTGCTTTGTCAAGCCTTCCTTCCATGAGTGATACAGTAAATACTAAAAAATTGAGTTGGTTTAAAAAAAGACTGGAACGATTTTTGATTATTAAAATACTACCTACTTTAATAAAAGATGAAAGCGAAAAAGAAGAAAATTTATTATTATATAATATGAAAAATTTCGCCTCATGGTATCGATATATGTCACAAAATCAAAGAAAAAGCTTTGAGGTTCAAAAAAGCTTAAAAGACATCTTTGATGAATCAGTTTATCTAAAATTTGATATATTTGGAGAATCAAAAAGAATTTTAAAAATGGTTTTTGAAGGAAAAGCAGGTAATATAGAATATCGCTTAAATCAATTATCGGATGGACAAAAATGTCTAGTTGTCTTATATAGTCTAATTAGTTGTACGCAATCTGAAGACTATACGCTTTGTCTAGATGAACCAGATAACTTTTTAGCTTTGCCAGAAATTCAACCTTGGTTCATGCAGCTTTATGATCTTTGTGGAGAAGGCAAATTACAAGCTTTACTCATTTCTCATCACCCAGAATTAATTAATATCTTAGCTACATCTCTTGGGTGTTGGTTTGAGCGGGAAAATAACTATACTCCTGTGCGGGTTAAAGCTGTTCGAGATTTTAATAAAAATACAGGGCTTACTGTTTCCGAATTAGTAGCAAGAGGTTGGTTAGATGACTAA